Proteins from a genomic interval of Bradyrhizobium sp. CCBAU 53340:
- a CDS encoding SDR family oxidoreductase: MTSRKSVLVLGGSSDIGRAAARAFAKAGYDVALAGRDVAALEPDAADLRARYNIEASTRTFDVLDTASFDGFVAGLPALPDVVISIVGLLGVQQDAESDLAHATTIMRSNYEGPALILGLFAEKFLARGSGTIVGVSSVAGDRGRASNYVYGSAKAGFSAFLSGLRARTSRGGVHVVTVKPGFVRTRMTEGLKLIGPLTVEAPVVGDAILNAVEKKIDVIYVSGKWRLVMFIIKTLPEALFKKLKF, from the coding sequence GTGACGTCACGCAAATCCGTTCTGGTGCTCGGTGGCTCCTCCGATATCGGCCGCGCCGCAGCGCGCGCCTTTGCCAAGGCGGGATACGATGTCGCCCTCGCCGGCCGCGATGTCGCCGCGCTCGAGCCTGACGCGGCGGATTTGCGCGCGCGCTACAATATCGAAGCGAGCACACGGACCTTTGACGTGCTCGACACCGCGTCTTTTGACGGCTTTGTCGCCGGCCTTCCCGCTTTGCCTGATGTCGTCATCTCGATCGTCGGCCTCCTCGGCGTGCAGCAAGACGCCGAGAGCGATCTCGCCCACGCCACCACGATCATGCGCTCGAACTACGAGGGTCCGGCGTTGATCCTCGGCCTGTTCGCGGAGAAGTTTCTGGCGCGAGGGAGCGGCACGATCGTCGGCGTTTCATCCGTCGCCGGTGATCGCGGCCGCGCCTCGAACTATGTCTATGGCTCGGCGAAAGCAGGCTTCTCCGCTTTCCTGTCGGGCCTGCGCGCCCGCACCAGCCGCGGCGGCGTGCACGTCGTCACCGTCAAGCCCGGCTTCGTTCGCACCAGGATGACGGAAGGCCTGAAATTGATCGGCCCCCTCACCGTCGAGGCGCCTGTTGTCGGCGATGCGATCCTCAATGCCGTCGAGAAGAAGATCGATGTGATCTACGTCAGCGGAAAATGGCGTCTGGTGATGTTCATCATCAAGACGCTGCCGGAGGCGTTGTTCAAGAAGCTGAAGTTTTGA
- a CDS encoding FAD-binding oxidoreductase, which yields MTSVSGWGRFPVVDSEVLRPRSFGAVDAAVVAGSVARGNGRAYGDAAIGAARTIAMTGFDRIRSFDPATGRIRLEAGVLLSDLIDTFGPQGFLPFVVPGTRFVSVGGAIAADVHGKNHHGEGGFGRYVDSILLRTGAGETIEVSREQNSDAFFATVGGMGLTGVILDAAMRLRRVETGWIRERVVSASDLDAAMRALEAGNSATYSVAWIDCAARGRDLGRSLIYLGEHARADELAERADRFPVGKKPGLTVPVDLPSMTLNRYSIRAFNELYYRMGARRAGADHVVSLYPYFFPLDSINEWNRIYGRRGFLQHQCVIPEAGAREVLGEILERVAKRGDASFLAVLKKLGYGDGLLSFPQPGYTLALDFPVKGDILNFLEEIDRIVVAAGGRLYLAKDARQSRATFEAGYPALSRFKAIRRSLDPACNIRSKLSQRLFDEVKP from the coding sequence ATGACGTCAGTCAGCGGCTGGGGGCGCTTCCCGGTCGTCGATAGCGAAGTGCTGCGGCCGCGGTCGTTCGGGGCCGTGGACGCGGCTGTCGTCGCCGGCTCGGTCGCCCGGGGCAACGGCCGTGCCTATGGCGATGCCGCGATCGGCGCTGCCAGGACCATCGCGATGACCGGGTTCGACCGGATCAGGTCGTTCGATCCGGCGACCGGGCGCATTCGTCTCGAGGCCGGTGTGCTGCTGTCGGACCTGATCGACACCTTCGGCCCGCAGGGCTTCCTGCCTTTCGTTGTTCCCGGCACGCGCTTCGTCTCGGTCGGCGGCGCCATCGCTGCGGACGTTCACGGCAAGAACCATCATGGCGAGGGTGGCTTTGGCCGCTATGTCGACAGCATTCTGCTGCGGACCGGGGCGGGCGAGACCATCGAAGTCTCGCGCGAGCAAAATTCCGATGCGTTCTTCGCGACCGTCGGCGGCATGGGCCTCACCGGCGTGATCCTGGATGCCGCGATGCGGCTGCGTCGTGTCGAGACCGGCTGGATCCGCGAGCGCGTCGTCTCCGCCTCCGATCTCGACGCCGCCATGCGCGCGCTCGAGGCCGGCAATTCCGCGACCTATTCGGTGGCGTGGATCGATTGCGCGGCGCGCGGGCGCGACCTCGGTCGCTCGCTGATCTATCTCGGTGAGCACGCGCGCGCCGACGAGCTTGCCGAACGGGCCGATCGATTTCCCGTCGGCAAGAAGCCGGGTCTCACGGTACCCGTCGACCTGCCGTCGATGACGCTCAACCGCTACAGCATCCGCGCCTTCAACGAGCTCTACTACCGCATGGGCGCGCGGCGCGCCGGCGCCGATCATGTGGTCTCGCTCTATCCCTATTTCTTTCCGCTCGACAGCATCAACGAGTGGAATCGCATCTATGGACGACGCGGCTTCCTGCAGCATCAATGCGTGATCCCGGAAGCCGGCGCGCGCGAGGTGCTGGGCGAGATCCTCGAGCGCGTCGCAAAGCGCGGCGATGCGTCGTTCCTCGCGGTGCTCAAGAAGCTCGGTTACGGCGACGGTCTGCTGTCGTTTCCGCAGCCTGGCTATACGCTGGCGCTGGATTTCCCTGTCAAGGGCGACATCCTGAACTTCCTCGAGGAGATCGATCGCATCGTCGTTGCCGCCGGCGGCCGGCTCTATCTCGCCAAGGACGCAAGGCAGTCGCGCGCGACCTTCGAGGCCGGCTATCCCGCGCTGTCGCGCTTCAAGGCGATCCGCAGATCGCTCGATCCCGCCTGCAACATCCGTTCGAAACTTTCACAGCGCCTGTTCGATGAGGTCAAGCCGTGA
- a CDS encoding undecaprenyl-diphosphate phosphatase, protein MSDTIRAVILGIIEGVTEFLPVSSTGHLLLAERFFGLGEGAFWDSFTVLIQLGAILAIVGLYFKKLWDVAIGMFTGDAYARRFVIGVLVAFLPAVVVGLIAGKYIKSVLFNPWVVCFTLIVGGAILLWIDRLDLKPREHDATKFPLLTYLYIGIAQCVAMIPGVSRSGASIVAAMLLGADKRAAAEFSFFLAIPTMIGAFAYDFYKSRAEMTMDHIGIVAIGFVVSFITAIIVVKTFLEYVTRHGFAVFAWWRVIVGTLGLIALALGR, encoded by the coding sequence ATGTCAGATACAATACGGGCAGTGATCCTCGGCATCATCGAGGGTGTGACCGAGTTCCTTCCCGTGTCCTCGACCGGACATCTCCTGCTCGCGGAACGCTTCTTCGGCCTCGGCGAGGGCGCGTTCTGGGATTCGTTTACGGTTCTGATCCAGTTAGGTGCGATCCTCGCGATCGTCGGGCTCTACTTCAAGAAGCTGTGGGATGTCGCGATCGGCATGTTCACGGGCGATGCCTATGCGCGCCGCTTCGTGATCGGCGTGCTGGTTGCGTTCCTGCCCGCTGTCGTCGTCGGCCTCATCGCCGGCAAATACATCAAGAGCGTGCTGTTCAATCCCTGGGTCGTCTGTTTCACGCTGATCGTCGGCGGCGCCATTCTGCTCTGGATCGACCGGCTCGATCTCAAGCCGCGCGAGCATGACGCCACCAAGTTTCCGCTGCTGACGTATCTCTATATCGGTATCGCGCAGTGCGTGGCGATGATTCCGGGCGTATCGCGCTCCGGTGCCAGCATCGTTGCCGCCATGCTTCTGGGCGCGGACAAGCGCGCGGCGGCGGAGTTCTCGTTCTTCCTCGCCATCCCCACCATGATCGGGGCGTTCGCTTACGACTTCTATAAAAGTCGCGCCGAGATGACGATGGACCACATTGGCATCGTCGCGATCGGTTTCGTGGTGTCGTTCATCACCGCCATCATCGTGGTGAAGACGTTCCTGGAATACGTCACCCGTCACGGCTTTGCGGTGTTCGCCTGGTGGCGCGTCATCGTCGGCACCCTCGGCCTGATCGCGCTGGCGCTGGGGCGTTAA